From the candidate division KSB1 bacterium genome, one window contains:
- a CDS encoding Nramp family divalent metal transporter, giving the protein MTNSKKSFWKTLSLFFASIAPGIFLVGYNIGTGSVTTAASTGANYGMTYVWPLLLSCVFTYILIVAFGRFTVVTGETALFSFKKHFGLGMAIFVLLSVVISEWVAFMGVMSVVCEVVKEWSRPLTPSGNGINMIVLSIVFGGLIYYFFWNGTHRFFEKILTIFVAIMGISFIATMFMVIPEPMQVIKGLVPRIPSEANAALLIAGMAGTTMGGVLYLVRSILVQERGWKIGDLKEEKRDAFISSAMMFILSAAIMACAAGTLYPLGLKVDNAIDMVRLLEPLAGRFAISIFVAGIVSAGLSSMFPHLLLAPWFLAEITEQPRDMKKYYNRLIALFTVSLGLVVPIFGGRPVLVMIVSQVLCAVATPVIILLMLLLQNKKEVMGEYQAKLGFNLIMIFIFLFTIFMAVIGIIGIAEL; this is encoded by the coding sequence ATGACCAATTCTAAAAAATCGTTCTGGAAAACGCTCTCTCTTTTTTTCGCCTCGATTGCGCCTGGGATTTTTTTAGTCGGCTATAATATTGGTACGGGGAGCGTTACCACGGCGGCTTCCACAGGCGCCAATTATGGGATGACCTATGTCTGGCCCCTGCTGTTGTCCTGCGTGTTCACTTACATTTTGATCGTCGCCTTTGGGCGGTTCACGGTGGTCACGGGCGAGACGGCGCTGTTCAGCTTCAAAAAGCATTTCGGGCTGGGAATGGCGATTTTCGTGCTGCTCTCCGTGGTGATCAGTGAATGGGTGGCCTTTATGGGCGTGATGAGCGTGGTATGCGAGGTGGTCAAAGAATGGTCACGCCCGCTGACGCCATCGGGCAACGGCATCAATATGATTGTTCTGAGCATCGTTTTCGGCGGGTTGATCTACTATTTTTTCTGGAACGGCACACATCGATTTTTTGAAAAAATCCTGACCATTTTTGTCGCCATCATGGGGATCAGCTTCATCGCCACCATGTTCATGGTGATCCCAGAGCCGATGCAGGTGATCAAGGGATTGGTTCCCAGGATTCCCAGCGAGGCCAATGCAGCGCTGCTGATTGCGGGCATGGCAGGGACGACCATGGGCGGCGTGCTCTATCTGGTCCGCTCGATTCTGGTGCAAGAGAGGGGCTGGAAAATTGGCGATCTCAAAGAGGAGAAGCGGGATGCGTTTATTTCTTCAGCTATGATGTTCATTTTGAGCGCCGCAATTATGGCCTGCGCAGCGGGCACGCTCTATCCCTTGGGCTTGAAGGTGGACAATGCCATCGACATGGTGCGACTGCTGGAGCCTTTGGCAGGCCGATTTGCCATTTCGATTTTTGTGGCGGGGATTGTCAGCGCAGGATTATCATCGATGTTTCCGCACTTGCTGCTGGCGCCCTGGTTTCTGGCTGAAATTACCGAACAGCCCAGGGATATGAAAAAATATTACAATCGACTGATCGCCCTTTTCACGGTTAGCCTGGGATTAGTCGTACCCATTTTCGGTGGTCGCCCCGTTTTGGTGATGATCGTCTCCCAGGTACTCTGTGCCGTCGCAACGCCCGTGATCATTTTGCTGATGCTGCTGCTTCAGAATAAAAAAGAAGTCATGGGCGAATATCAAGCAAAGCTCGGTTTTAATTTGATCATGATTTTTATTTTTCTCTTCACGATTTTTATGGCGGTTATTGGGATTATCGGAATTGCAGAACTGTAG
- the uidA gene encoding beta-glucuronidase, which produces MLYPQMNRCRTVIDLSGFWEIKVDPENRGEPEQWMNGFEPDALIAVPGSWNEQLAELGLMNYIGKIWYQKQFQIPQALANHQLYIRFGSADHHASVWLNGEFLGEHFGGYLPFEFDMSAHIKKNQPNLLVVSVDNTLTHDTIPQGVTAEDYQAFHRQRYQTFPPTVFDFFPYGGIHRPVKIIALQPHHIEYVRIQTNIIGNKGLINFQVQFSGQAESTQLKITIWDRQRKLLETNYGLQENRLEGALEIPDCQFWSHEHPFLYRMQLELFENAKLIDEYELEVGVREIEVTEQGLLINGQPLFLKGFGKHEDFAVIGKGLLPPLIVKDFQLMKWIGANSFRTSHYPYAEEILQMADRLGFYVIAETPAVSLNFSFANQKTLDSHRRALIELIQRDQNHPSVIAWSLANEPGIWGEPEANAEQADQYWAELFALAKKLDPTRPLTLPTFPRWKDKDVVYKYCDFVSINRYWGWYEIPGEIDRAGEVLREELIQLFERYHKPILVSEFGADTVEGLHATYPQLFTEEYQTDLIQKYFDIIESLPFAIGEHIWNFADFRTAQHFRRVVLNKKGVFNRQREPKAAAFFIREHWNRK; this is translated from the coding sequence ATGCTCTATCCGCAAATGAACCGATGCAGAACCGTAATCGACCTATCAGGATTCTGGGAAATCAAAGTTGATCCCGAGAACAGGGGCGAGCCAGAGCAATGGATGAACGGCTTCGAGCCAGATGCTCTCATCGCCGTTCCAGGCAGTTGGAACGAACAATTAGCCGAGCTGGGGCTGATGAATTACATCGGCAAAATCTGGTATCAAAAACAGTTTCAAATTCCCCAGGCATTGGCCAATCATCAGCTCTATATCCGATTTGGCTCGGCCGATCATCATGCCAGCGTCTGGCTCAACGGCGAGTTCCTCGGCGAGCATTTCGGCGGCTATCTGCCCTTTGAATTCGACATGTCCGCACATATCAAAAAGAATCAGCCGAATTTGCTGGTCGTCAGCGTCGATAACACTCTGACGCACGACACCATCCCCCAGGGCGTGACGGCCGAGGATTACCAGGCGTTTCATCGCCAGCGCTACCAGACTTTTCCACCGACTGTGTTCGATTTCTTTCCGTACGGAGGCATCCATCGGCCCGTGAAAATCATCGCCCTGCAGCCGCATCATATCGAGTATGTCAGGATACAAACGAATATCATTGGAAACAAGGGACTGATCAACTTTCAAGTGCAATTCAGCGGACAGGCTGAATCCACCCAACTAAAGATCACCATCTGGGATCGACAACGAAAATTGCTTGAAACGAATTATGGATTGCAAGAAAATCGGCTCGAAGGCGCCCTTGAAATTCCCGATTGCCAGTTCTGGAGTCACGAGCATCCGTTTCTGTATCGGATGCAATTGGAATTGTTTGAAAATGCCAAGCTGATCGATGAGTACGAGTTGGAGGTGGGGGTGCGGGAGATCGAGGTCACCGAGCAGGGATTGCTGATCAATGGCCAGCCTCTCTTTCTCAAGGGTTTTGGCAAGCATGAGGATTTTGCCGTGATCGGCAAGGGGCTGTTGCCGCCGCTGATCGTCAAGGATTTTCAACTAATGAAATGGATCGGCGCCAATTCGTTCCGCACCTCGCATTATCCTTATGCCGAGGAAATCTTGCAAATGGCCGATCGGCTGGGATTCTATGTGATCGCCGAAACGCCTGCGGTGAGCCTAAATTTCAGCTTTGCTAACCAGAAAACCCTGGACAGCCACCGTCGGGCGCTCATCGAGCTGATTCAACGGGATCAGAACCACCCCAGTGTGATCGCCTGGAGCCTGGCCAATGAGCCAGGCATCTGGGGAGAACCTGAAGCTAATGCGGAACAGGCTGACCAGTATTGGGCGGAGCTGTTCGCCCTGGCTAAAAAGTTGGATCCAACTCGACCGCTCACCCTGCCTACGTTTCCCAGGTGGAAGGATAAAGATGTGGTCTATAAGTACTGCGATTTTGTGTCGATCAATCGCTACTGGGGCTGGTACGAAATCCCAGGCGAGATCGATCGGGCAGGCGAGGTGCTGCGAGAGGAATTGATCCAATTGTTCGAACGATACCACAAGCCAATCCTGGTGAGCGAATTCGGTGCCGATACGGTGGAAGGCCTGCACGCCACCTATCCGCAACTGTTCACCGAGGAGTATCAGACAGACCTGATCCAGAAATATTTCGACATCATCGAATCGCTGCCGTTTGCCATTGGTGAGCACATCTGGAACTTTGCTGATTTCCGAACGGCGCAGCATTTCCGCAGGGTCGTTTTGAACAAAAAGGGAGTTTTCAACCGCCAGCGAGAACCGAAGGCGGCGGCGTTTTTTATTCGAGAACATTGGAATCGGAAGTAA
- a CDS encoding glycoside hydrolase family 28 protein: MDFSIQKRKSLSLWLSILLFTSGASHVHSFSQVSDKTGIFNIRDFGAAGDGVRLDTRAIQAAIDDCAKTGGTVIVPPGQYLSGTIFLRSNVTLQFMAGATLLGSTDISDYPATTPDYRFYGDEFSKFSLIYGENLDQIALIGEGTIDGQGGAFKVTTKKKPDRYFNRPYVIWLVNCRNVRVENLTLRNSARWMQHYLACDNLTIRGIHVYNHCNQNNDMIDIDGCHNVVISDCIGDSDDDAITLKSTSGRACENIAITNCVVSSHCNAIKLGTESHGGFKNITISNCVVKPSQDHDPIFGFERGIGGIVLTMVDGGMLDGVLIQNIRIDGPKVPIFLRLGDRGRVYREDLPRPAIGIFRNVQISHVIANAADSIGCSITGLPDHPIENIGLSHIQITFKGGGQPQDAFKHVPELPDHYPESTMFGQLPAYGFYIRHAKDIRLNEIDLRVETADHRPALVGDDVQGMDVTGFRAAGTMVQWALITLRNTQDVMICGSRPIDDVRLFLSVHGENSSDIILSGNDFHRCKNIFKVGDGAKKSDVKIR; encoded by the coding sequence ATGGATTTTTCAATTCAAAAGAGAAAATCTTTAAGCTTATGGCTGAGCATTTTGCTTTTCACTTCTGGGGCATCGCACGTCCATTCATTTTCACAGGTCTCAGACAAAACTGGCATTTTCAACATTCGGGATTTCGGCGCAGCGGGTGATGGCGTTCGGCTGGATACCAGAGCCATTCAGGCCGCCATTGATGACTGCGCAAAGACTGGCGGCACGGTGATTGTTCCCCCTGGGCAATATTTATCGGGAACGATCTTTCTGAGAAGCAACGTCACATTGCAGTTTATGGCAGGTGCCACGTTATTGGGCAGCACCGACATTAGCGATTATCCCGCCACAACGCCAGACTACCGATTTTATGGCGACGAGTTCTCCAAATTCAGCCTGATCTATGGCGAAAATCTGGATCAGATCGCCCTGATTGGAGAGGGCACGATAGACGGACAGGGCGGCGCTTTCAAAGTGACCACCAAGAAGAAGCCTGATCGTTATTTTAACCGTCCCTACGTCATCTGGCTGGTGAACTGCCGCAACGTGCGGGTGGAAAACCTCACGCTCCGCAATTCCGCCCGTTGGATGCAGCACTACCTGGCTTGCGACAATTTAACCATTCGAGGGATTCATGTTTATAATCATTGCAATCAAAATAACGACATGATCGACATCGACGGCTGCCACAATGTGGTGATCTCCGATTGCATCGGCGATAGCGATGATGATGCCATCACCTTGAAAAGCACTTCTGGCCGAGCCTGCGAAAACATCGCCATTACCAATTGCGTGGTGAGCAGCCACTGCAACGCCATCAAGCTGGGCACGGAGTCGCACGGCGGATTTAAAAATATCACCATTTCAAATTGCGTGGTCAAGCCATCGCAGGATCACGATCCGATTTTCGGATTTGAAAGGGGCATTGGCGGCATTGTGCTGACCATGGTGGATGGCGGCATGCTGGATGGCGTGCTGATCCAAAACATTCGCATCGACGGGCCCAAAGTGCCGATCTTTCTTCGCTTGGGCGATCGGGGGCGAGTCTATCGGGAGGACCTGCCTCGTCCTGCCATCGGCATCTTTCGAAATGTCCAGATCAGCCACGTCATTGCAAACGCAGCGGATAGCATTGGCTGTTCGATTACGGGCTTGCCCGATCACCCCATCGAAAATATTGGGCTGAGCCATATCCAGATTACTTTTAAGGGCGGCGGCCAGCCCCAGGATGCCTTCAAACATGTGCCTGAGCTGCCCGATCATTATCCCGAGAGCACCATGTTCGGCCAGCTGCCCGCTTATGGTTTTTACATCCGCCATGCGAAAGATATTCGATTAAATGAAATTGATTTGAGAGTTGAAACCGCAGATCATCGCCCAGCACTGGTCGGCGATGATGTGCAAGGAATGGATGTCACAGGATTTCGAGCCGCAGGAACGATGGTGCAGTGGGCGCTGATTACGCTGAGAAATACTCAGGATGTCATGATTTGCGGATCGAGACCCATCGATGATGTTCGACTATTTCTTTCTGTGCATGGAGAAAATTCGAGCGATATAATTTTATCTGGGAATGATTTTCATCGCTGCAAGAACATTTTTAAGGTTGGTGATGGGGCGAAGAAATCGGATGTTAAAATAAGATGA
- a CDS encoding sodium:solute symporter family protein: protein MTTFFGISLLDLIVLASYFILITYLGVWTHKKIKSSGDFFMGNRRFGKIMMIAQAFGVGTHTDQPVSVAGASYTTGLAGIWYQWVWMFSTPFYWIVAPIYRRLRYVTMADFFQERYGNTLAVLYTIIGVTYFCMDIGIMLKGTGITVEGLTGGVMSESTIILIATALFVIYGLAGGLIAAVVTDLIQGFLILVLSFMLIPFAIHKAGGLSAIHQGLPEHMFSLVAPHEVTLFFIIAIVINGLIGIVVQPHHMAVGGSGKTEIACRTGWTYGNFLKRFATMGWAFVGVFAAFLFPGLGFHERELAFGIAAKNLLPVGLVGLMVAALIAAVMSTCDSFMVHASALFTRNIYLKYINPQASDRALLKTARLSSGVIVLGGLLFAYIFPSVVHGLMEVWKVTAYLGIAFWAGVIWKKANRYGALASALSMAAIAIYTGNYLKWPLQYQIALYVPVGIVVMIVVSHFTRSEPEEQLHNFYTLLDTPVGKEQRLKDQHIEIMLEGESQVPPPKKIKEKLVEKFLARSDVEDGLLVVDLLSLPKKFSWARYRVDIIGFLVACVIVALLIGLAMVLARVGA, encoded by the coding sequence ATGACCACATTTTTTGGAATCTCTCTCCTCGATCTGATCGTCCTCGCATCATACTTTATTCTGATCACCTATCTGGGCGTCTGGACGCATAAGAAGATCAAATCTTCGGGCGATTTTTTTATGGGCAATCGCCGTTTCGGAAAAATCATGATGATCGCCCAGGCGTTCGGCGTGGGCACGCACACGGATCAGCCCGTATCTGTCGCTGGCGCCTCCTATACCACGGGACTGGCAGGCATCTGGTATCAATGGGTCTGGATGTTCTCCACGCCGTTCTATTGGATCGTGGCCCCAATCTATCGGCGGCTGCGCTACGTGACTATGGCGGATTTCTTTCAGGAACGCTATGGCAATACGCTAGCCGTGCTGTACACCATTATCGGCGTCACCTATTTTTGCATGGACATCGGCATCATGCTGAAAGGCACGGGCATTACGGTGGAAGGCCTCACGGGCGGCGTCATGTCCGAGAGCACCATTATTTTGATCGCCACAGCGCTGTTTGTGATTTACGGATTGGCGGGCGGACTGATCGCTGCGGTGGTCACCGATTTGATCCAGGGATTTTTGATCCTGGTGCTCTCGTTCATGCTCATCCCGTTTGCCATTCACAAGGCGGGTGGGCTTAGCGCTATTCATCAGGGGCTGCCCGAACACATGTTCAGCCTGGTGGCGCCTCATGAGGTGACTTTATTCTTCATCATCGCAATCGTGATCAATGGGTTGATCGGCATTGTGGTTCAGCCGCATCACATGGCCGTGGGCGGATCAGGCAAGACCGAGATCGCCTGCCGCACGGGCTGGACCTACGGCAATTTTTTAAAGCGCTTCGCCACCATGGGCTGGGCGTTCGTCGGCGTGTTTGCGGCATTTTTGTTCCCAGGATTGGGCTTCCATGAACGAGAGCTGGCCTTCGGGATCGCTGCTAAAAATCTCCTGCCCGTGGGACTGGTCGGCCTGATGGTCGCCGCCCTCATTGCCGCCGTCATGTCCACCTGCGATTCATTTATGGTTCACGCTTCGGCGTTGTTCACTCGAAATATTTATTTGAAATATATCAATCCCCAGGCATCGGATCGGGCGCTGTTGAAAACCGCTCGGCTCTCGTCGGGCGTGATCGTGCTGGGCGGGCTGCTATTCGCCTATATTTTTCCCAGCGTGGTTCATGGCTTAATGGAGGTGTGGAAGGTAACCGCCTATCTCGGCATCGCCTTCTGGGCGGGGGTGATCTGGAAAAAGGCCAATCGCTATGGCGCCCTTGCCAGCGCCCTGTCCATGGCGGCAATTGCCATTTACACGGGCAATTATCTGAAATGGCCGTTGCAATATCAGATCGCCCTGTATGTTCCCGTGGGCATCGTTGTTATGATCGTGGTCAGCCATTTCACCCGATCCGAACCCGAAGAACAGTTGCATAACTTTTATACGCTGCTGGATACACCCGTGGGCAAAGAGCAGCGGCTCAAAGATCAGCATATCGAAATCATGCTGGAGGGCGAGTCCCAGGTTCCTCCTCCGAAGAAGATCAAAGAAAAATTGGTGGAAAAATTCCTTGCCAGAAGCGACGTGGAAGATGGGCTACTGGTGGTTGATCTGCTGTCGCTGCCGAAAAAATTTTCCTGGGCTCGCTATCGAGTCGATATCATCGGATTTCTGGTGGCGTGCGTGATTGTGGCGTTGCTGATTGGGCTGGCGATGGTTTTGGCGAGGGTGGGGGCGTGA
- a CDS encoding mandelate racemase/muconate lactonizing enzyme family protein — MKFHDLKRRNFLKTVLGAIGGYGAASMITPSWAATSNVLSQAKQSIDNLRITELNFLDLKFPGQLPRKWNSIIHTGGGSPQMTQLELHTNQGIVGRSLPKGNRSMIQSLFKKIVKDENPFFVERIWDRMYHENRKPVAKGEYIEVMGSIDMAIWDIIGKALNLPVYKVLGACRTKIRVYAAGGYYEENKSISDLAKEMEGYVKEGFRAVKMKVGGADFNTDVERVRAVRDAIGPDVDLLIDANNKWRAYEAIRFGRAVEKYNIFWFEEPVEPDDFAGCAEVKRELDIPIVAGENEYTIWGCRDLIVNQSADILNLDTVKAGGITEYRKIAALASAFHIPVAPHGSPHMAIHLLGSVPNALIMETYPMVESKYNPALPLFPVKDGYIEMPETPGLGIDLDPADVKKYKI, encoded by the coding sequence ATGAAATTCCATGACCTTAAACGTCGTAATTTCCTGAAAACAGTTCTTGGGGCAATCGGAGGCTATGGCGCCGCTTCGATGATCACGCCGAGCTGGGCCGCCACTTCAAATGTCTTGAGCCAGGCAAAGCAATCGATTGACAATCTTCGTATCACTGAGCTCAACTTTCTGGATTTGAAATTCCCAGGGCAATTGCCCCGCAAATGGAATTCGATCATCCACACGGGCGGTGGTTCGCCCCAGATGACGCAACTGGAGCTCCATACCAACCAGGGAATCGTGGGGCGCAGCTTGCCAAAAGGTAATCGCAGCATGATTCAATCCCTTTTTAAAAAAATTGTCAAGGATGAAAACCCGTTTTTTGTGGAGCGCATCTGGGATCGGATGTATCATGAAAATCGCAAGCCAGTGGCCAAAGGGGAATATATCGAGGTCATGGGCTCGATCGACATGGCGATCTGGGATATCATCGGCAAAGCGCTCAATTTGCCTGTGTACAAAGTGCTGGGCGCCTGTCGCACCAAAATTCGAGTGTATGCGGCTGGCGGTTACTATGAAGAGAACAAATCCATTTCCGATCTGGCGAAGGAGATGGAGGGCTATGTCAAAGAAGGATTTCGGGCAGTTAAAATGAAGGTGGGCGGCGCTGATTTCAATACCGATGTGGAACGGGTGCGAGCCGTCCGTGATGCCATCGGTCCCGATGTCGACCTGCTGATCGATGCCAACAATAAATGGCGGGCGTACGAAGCCATTCGCTTTGGGCGGGCGGTCGAGAAATACAATATCTTCTGGTTCGAAGAGCCTGTCGAACCCGATGATTTTGCTGGCTGCGCTGAAGTCAAACGGGAACTGGATATTCCGATCGTCGCTGGGGAAAACGAATATACCATCTGGGGCTGTCGGGATTTGATCGTGAATCAATCCGCCGATATCTTGAACCTGGATACGGTCAAGGCGGGCGGCATTACCGAGTACCGCAAGATCGCCGCACTGGCGTCGGCATTTCATATCCCCGTGGCGCCGCATGGCAGCCCGCACATGGCGATCCACCTGCTGGGTTCCGTTCCCAACGCCTTGATCATGGAAACCTATCCCATGGTGGAAAGCAAATACAATCCCGCCCTGCCGCTATTTCCCGTAAAGGATGGCTATATCGAGATGCCAGAAACGCCAGGGCTGGGCATAGATCTGGATCCAGCGGATGTGAAAAAGTACAAGATTTAG
- a CDS encoding mandelate racemase/muconate lactonizing enzyme family protein, which translates to MNNQLNRRNFLSALGLTAAGTFAMATPLAAIKPQDDKFNPLPKVSDLKITDVKTYKLARAILIKLETNTDINGWGEASSNSRPVIEAFIHDKLKKVVIGQDPFNVEPLWDRLFWGEHDLGPAGALPYAIAGLDLAMWDIKGKVLNVPVYRLLGGCYRKEMPAYCGIPLNGGKVSVEEAIERAQKVVALGFKVIKLRMQIREYNLDPIPDPTIPYYTALRKALPDEVEIFVDPNEGYTAARAIQVGKELQNMGMKYYESPCPLEDHRDLAEVVRAMDIPVMAGEKCYTRWQMRDLILEANPDIIQPDVIKAGGITEVKKIAALGQTFFKALVLHNTKPTLGTAASLHVMASISNAGPFLEFVELDSYREVLSVFDTQIAFKDGKLLLPELPGLGLVINEKRVEKLAK; encoded by the coding sequence ATGAACAACCAACTCAATCGTCGAAATTTCCTTTCCGCTCTGGGATTAACGGCAGCAGGAACTTTTGCCATGGCAACGCCACTGGCTGCCATCAAGCCGCAGGATGATAAATTTAATCCGCTGCCAAAAGTATCCGATCTGAAAATTACGGATGTCAAGACATATAAGCTGGCAAGGGCGATCCTTATCAAGCTGGAGACTAACACGGATATTAACGGCTGGGGCGAAGCCAGTTCCAATAGCCGACCCGTGATCGAAGCGTTCATCCACGACAAATTGAAAAAAGTGGTGATCGGGCAGGATCCGTTCAATGTCGAGCCATTATGGGATCGACTGTTCTGGGGCGAGCACGACCTGGGGCCCGCAGGCGCCCTGCCGTATGCCATCGCTGGGTTGGATCTGGCGATGTGGGATATCAAAGGCAAGGTTTTGAACGTGCCTGTGTACCGATTGCTGGGAGGTTGTTATCGCAAAGAGATGCCCGCCTACTGTGGCATTCCCTTGAATGGCGGCAAGGTGTCGGTCGAGGAAGCGATCGAACGGGCCCAGAAGGTTGTGGCTTTGGGTTTTAAAGTCATCAAATTGCGGATGCAGATCAGAGAGTACAACCTGGACCCCATTCCTGATCCCACTATCCCATATTACACTGCCTTGCGAAAGGCGCTGCCCGATGAGGTGGAAATATTTGTCGATCCCAATGAGGGCTACACAGCGGCCAGGGCGATTCAGGTGGGCAAGGAACTGCAAAACATGGGCATGAAATATTATGAAAGCCCCTGCCCACTGGAAGACCATCGTGATCTTGCAGAAGTGGTGCGAGCGATGGATATTCCCGTGATGGCGGGCGAGAAATGCTACACCCGTTGGCAGATGCGGGACCTTATTCTCGAGGCCAATCCCGATATCATTCAGCCCGATGTGATCAAAGCGGGCGGGATTACCGAGGTGAAAAAGATCGCAGCACTCGGCCAAACGTTCTTCAAAGCCCTGGTGCTGCACAACACTAAACCGACTCTGGGTACGGCGGCGTCGCTCCATGTGATGGCATCGATTTCCAATGCTGGACCATTTCTGGAATTCGTGGAGCTGGATTCCTATCGTGAAGTGCTGAGCGTGTTTGACACTCAGATTGCATTCAAAGATGGCAAATTGCTGCTGCCCGAATTGCCTGGGCTGGGGTTGGTGATCAATGAAAAAAGGGTCGAGAAGCTGGCGAAATAA
- a CDS encoding alginate lyase family protein, translated as MLIPFFVSAQTFPDSPEPWREAYNISLAGFQFNHPMTVINSNELEIIKQRISSKIEPQHTAFAKLLTEAAVQLNFVPDAPDTMNIMGGYEPNSNLDQMREWLWRNCHAAYTCGLAYALTGDPIYAEKAREVLMNWANRMTTFTGGDRGLQLGSWFSPMLYAADLIHDYAGWTSSERINFKYWWRNNCLIHTIDVMRHKDNNWKDAGLLGVLAAAVVLEDTLLLKEGLVQLKSYFFSRTDHFVQNPGPGWKIKKDHRGVYLPREVVRNDGSSGLTYTAYALTTMTQCLEIARYVGFNFWHDATEEGATLKELIEQYYRWDIENAPFPWHSNPNKSKKRRNCYELANIHFALDASMKNWIQLNRPQVGREGDEYITLNKGDLFEPSAIFAAAGLQPLHFKLFQNYPNPFNSVTTIQYQLLKSSHTKLVIYDLLGQEIALLVDQYQNDGQYQINWNARDLPGGIYFCRLQEGDFSETKKLIVQK; from the coding sequence ATGCTAATTCCATTTTTCGTGAGCGCACAGACTTTTCCTGATTCACCCGAACCCTGGCGGGAGGCATACAATATTTCGCTTGCTGGCTTCCAATTCAATCATCCAATGACGGTGATAAATTCAAATGAATTGGAAATCATCAAGCAGCGCATCAGCAGCAAGATCGAACCGCAGCACACGGCCTTTGCCAAATTGTTGACCGAGGCGGCGGTTCAGCTCAATTTTGTGCCCGATGCCCCTGATACCATGAATATTATGGGTGGCTACGAGCCAAATTCCAATCTCGATCAAATGAGGGAATGGCTGTGGCGCAATTGCCATGCGGCGTACACCTGCGGCCTGGCGTATGCCTTAACAGGTGATCCGATCTACGCCGAAAAAGCCAGGGAAGTGTTGATGAATTGGGCGAACAGGATGACGACATTCACGGGTGGCGATCGAGGGTTGCAGCTTGGCTCATGGTTCTCACCCATGCTGTACGCCGCTGACCTGATTCATGACTATGCAGGCTGGACCAGTTCCGAGCGGATCAACTTCAAATATTGGTGGCGAAATAATTGCCTGATCCATACCATCGATGTCATGCGCCATAAAGACAATAACTGGAAAGATGCGGGACTATTGGGGGTGCTGGCCGCCGCCGTGGTGCTGGAAGATACGCTGCTGTTGAAAGAAGGATTGGTTCAATTAAAGAGCTACTTTTTCAGCCGCACCGATCATTTTGTTCAAAATCCAGGTCCAGGCTGGAAGATCAAAAAGGATCACCGTGGGGTGTACTTGCCACGAGAAGTGGTCCGCAACGATGGCAGCAGCGGCTTAACCTACACCGCTTATGCACTGACGACCATGACCCAATGCCTGGAAATTGCCCGTTACGTGGGATTCAATTTCTGGCACGATGCGACCGAGGAGGGCGCCACCCTCAAAGAGTTGATTGAACAATATTATCGCTGGGACATCGAAAACGCACCCTTCCCCTGGCACAGCAATCCCAATAAGAGCAAAAAGCGGAGAAATTGCTATGAATTGGCCAACATTCATTTTGCGCTCGATGCGAGCATGAAGAATTGGATTCAATTAAACAGGCCACAGGTCGGCAGAGAGGGCGATGAGTATATCACTTTAAATAAGGGCGACCTATTTGAGCCATCGGCCATTTTCGCCGCAGCAGGCCTGCAGCCGTTGCATTTCAAATTATTTCAGAACTACCCCAATCCATTTAATTCGGTAACGACTATTCAGTATCAGCTTTTAAAATCGAGTCACACAAAGTTAGTGATTTATGATCTGCTGGGCCAAGAGATAGCGTTATTGGTCGATCAATACCAGAACGATGGGCAATATCAGATCAACTGGAATGCCAGGGATTTGCCAGGCGGTATTTATTTTTGCCGATTGCAGGAAGGGGATTTTTCAGAGACGAAGAAATTGATTGTGCAGAAGTGA